TTTTCATAACTAATATTGGCAGGTTGGgattttttatcacatttttttttgtgGCTAAACATTACTGAGTTATTTAATCATGATTTTTTATGTGGTAAAATGAAAATATGTACAACAAATATTTGGCTGGATTTTTTTTACGCTTTTTTCCGTGACCAATATTGATCGACTATTTAACAACACATAAATCCgtagttaaaattatttttttattaaaaaaagctCTCGGCCATAATTACCAATTGAATAGTTTTTTTTAAGGTGGATACTACCATGAAGATTTTACTATTGTCTTTATATGAAGATGCTTCTTTTTTATCATTAGATGATGAAATGTATGGTTTGATTTTGATGTGTTACAaaagtgttattttttttaaagtgtgGCTAAACAAACAAAGTACACTTTTAACACAAGAATCTTCATAAAAAGATGTTTTTAGCATCTTCATTTGAGTAGTTGcctttttttaattgttattccatatatttctttctatatatatatatattaacatgttaaaaatattttataataataaataccatcaaaacaacaataataaatattagAGTTAAATACTTTTTTCGTCCCTAAGGTCTTggctcaaaatcaaaatcatccCTGACCTTTTTtcgttattaaaatcatcctcaacgttacaaaacgttataaaatcatCCTTTTGTTCATGAACAATATTTTTTGGACAATTTTACtcttaaacaaaaattaaaaaaaaaaacatataactAAACGCAGATCTCACTTCTCTTCCTTTCTCATTCACAACAACaacctttctttcttcttcatcttcttctccaGTCTCCACGCAAAtcttcaacaacaacaatatcaactattttttatttaaaaaaaatcaaacagaatcaataataacaatatatCCAAATTCAAAAATCCATCACAACAACACCACTAGCTATTTTTTTAATtccaaaaaaatcaaacaaagctaacacaaaatcaacaataacaatatattcaaattcaaaaatccaacaacaacaacactacACTCAAATTTAagacaaaaaattcaaaattcaatcttttaaactcaagaaaacgcaaaaaagagagaacagagaacagagaaaaaagagagaaaatgaaCCCCAGAAGTTCCAAATCTGAAGAACAagtcttctctttttcatttccTTCTTTCCAGAGGTTCCAGATCCAAATGCCACATGAACCCCAAACCCACTCTATCCCGAGAAACCCTCTTCAAGCAGAGAACATGAACACAACCATTGATCTCTCTCGTAGAACGGCAATCATGAAGGAAAGCATTCGTTAGTCCTCGCCGGAACCTCTACCGTGACTCGTGACTCTTGACTCGCGACCGAAGCAACACCGAAGACAACAAACAGCTGCGGCGACTCGTGACTACCTGACTCATCCTCGCCACAACCTCCACTGGTGATGACAGAAGCTTCCTCCCCTCCCTTCCGTTTCCAGTTCCACTCCGGTTTAGTTCTTGCGGACAGATCCGAACCATTATaacttctccaggtcgagtctCCGCTTTGAGTTGAGACTCCATAAGAGCTCCGCACAGCGGTGATTGGCGCCGATGACTCAACACCGACTGTTGCTCTGCtttgtttccttcttctttctttgcttttctttcttcatcctctctatttcttttttcttttgttctgcgtcttttggtttctttttttttgtttttctgttttagGTGGGAGGGGTGGggtgatttatttttttaatattttttatttttgtttaaggGTAAAATTGTCCAACAAATGTTGTTTATGGACAAAAGGatgattttataacgttttATAACGTTagggatgattttaataacaaaaaaaggtcAGGGATGAATTTGATTTTTAGCCCAAACCTTAGggacgaaaaaagtacttaaccctaaatattaaaacaaaataaaaatagcaaACTAAGTAATAATGGTAAAGAATATGCATTCTTCAtataaatagttaaaaaataaaataaaccaagTTCTATAATTCTATacgacaaaaaataaaattatctctaaTAACATTATAAACTAGATATAAATTAAGATTAGAATAACAAGCACTACAAGAAACACCATTAAAATCGACGGCTAAATCGACAGCTTTTCTGtcgataatattaaaaatcGACGATAAAATTAACGATGTTAGTCATCGCTTTAAAATGTGtcgatttttcaaaaaagtaataaaatcgaTGGCTTTTTGGGGTGTCgataaacttttaaaaaaatcgaCGACTACAGTGTCGATATTATAggtttaaaatttttacatatTTAATAAAAGCGACACCTTTGTCGTCGATAATATTATCTAAAATCGACGACACTTGTGTCgatattttttcattaaaattgaCAAATTAGCTAtcgatttaattattaaattaccgacgtattttctattttcttttgtctaTTTTACATTAAAATTCGACAACATTGCCATCGATTTTTGTcaatgttaaatttaaaaagcaACAGCATTGTCGTCGATTTTATTGTAACCAAAGATGCAAATGATAAGAGCAGGGTCATATAGAACCACAAATTGGAATCTAAATTCATTAATTTCATATTGTAACAAATTAATAAACATACACTAATTATGCCACTACTATAATGtttatagaaataaaaaaagttttataAGATGCAAATGAACTACTTACAAGATATGCTTTTACAAATAATTCAGAATAACCCCTTGTCTTTATGAATTGCTCCAAGATCTCATTGCACTACATATCCGGATTGTTATCAAGCATATCAATATAGCTGCATATTTTAATGGAAAAATGAgacaactcaattaaacacatGAAGAGCACACTAAATAggaaacccaataaaaataagaattcaTACATGTGGCTGAAAGAAACCATCATAGTCCTCATCGAGTTCACTCATATCTATTCTTGCCTGTGTAAGTGAAACCTGAATGGCCATAACGATCAGGTAGCAATCATTAGATATCAGATAAATTGGTCAATCAAGACATGCTCTTGTGATTCCACTCAAATTTGTCAAAAGTTACTGCACGTACACACATAACACATTTGATGATTTAAAGAAGCATAatatataacatataaaatattacATTATACATCTATGTATTATTAATAAGCTACTTATTAATGTAAATATCAGATAGGATGACTAAGTCATTGAGATCAAGTCCAGCATTGTTAAACTTAGTTTGCAGGGTGGTGAAGTTATCAAATGGAGCAGGAATGTTTCTTGTGGCTTCTGACAAATTAGAAACTAAGCCATCCCTTCTATTACAAGTTTCAATGAATATATCACaagaacaaaacaaaattaattaaattataatataccTGAGTATCAATGGCAGAGTACCCTGGCTTTATCATCTTGGGTGCTAAAGAAATGCAAGAAATTGCAAGCAGCCTAAGGGCCCATGCCTTTTGTTTCTGTTAGATCTTAAGGAATTAGAATCTATCTAATTCTTctatattcaaaaataaaatatgaaaacatAAGATCATAGGATCATCTAAATAATAAGAAATTTGGTTCCTTTACCAGTATCCCATGGTTGGACAAGAACCGGTCTAGATAGTTGATAGAAAGGTAAGAAACAAGTGGATCCAAGCTGCaagaaaactgaaaaaaaaaaaaataattaaaaagggAAGCAACCCAAGATTTGATGAGTTTAAAAATGTGATCTTTTCACAAAAGGGACCTTGGAGATTAGAGAAATGAGTTCCCTTCTAACAGAGATGTTAAAGTTTGAAGCTTTGAGAGAGTGAAAGTAAGTGTGAGATGGAGTGTGTTGAGATTCAATGTGGAATAGTATCATCTATTACACAATTTCCTCTTAAGCAAACCCACATTGCGTCCAAATCATCAGCATTCAGTGTTCAATAAACAAGGAGAATGTCACCAACTGAGAAAAGTATCACAAGTTTAAGCAGATATAACCAATGAATAAGTTAGCCAGAAAATGATACCTTCAGAAACCTGTACTTTGCCAATTGCTGTACTCTATGACTGACTGATCCTTCTTCAGGTTTCTGCATTAAGGCACATAAATTTTCAAGAACATAGTTAATCATAGTTACCATATACAAAGATACATAAAAAAGAATAGTTACCATAGaattaacataataaattttatacacAAGAAAGTAGTTAATCAAACAGTGTATTCACTAGTTGTATTATCTTTCTAAAAAATTCAATTGATATATAACTAGTGTTGGTTAAATAAATACCTTTAAACTTGTGAACCAGATCAACACCATCAACAACCCGAATTCATGAATCAGCAGATGTGATAAGTACCTCTGATGAACTTCCTGGGGCAAACTGTTCATGAGCTTCAGTTAGAAAGATTAGCATAATTGAATAAGCATTGTAACAAAGTAAAAGCATATCAAACTAATCAGGCACCCTTCTTTAgccttttggttttatttttcctttgtttAACATTTTTTACATGAAAAAAGGAGCATATCTCATATAGGTGCACAGCAGTAAATGATTCTTTTACCTGGAAACCTGTAATTTTTTTGAGATgtgatttcttcttcttgttctgcAGATTGATCTGACTTTTTTGTTGCAACTTATTTTCTGaacaaaaagtaaaaatataacAATCAGTGCCCCCGTAATCACCAGAAAATAGTGCATGGACAGGCAcagtttataaaaattattagaaaataaaGTCTCAGCGATGGTACCTGATATGTTATATAAGTGGCAACTGCCCTTGTAAGAACCAACCAGTGCACTCTGCAGGAACCAGCAAATTTGATTGAGATGCAACTAAAAAAGTTGAATTTCCAAATGTTGTGAATGGATGCATATTAATCTTTAGACCAACCTGACCATCGGGTGTATAACAAGCAGCAGTAACCATCTCATGCATATCACTGATAAACAAAAAGTTGGCGGAGGAAAAAATTGCTTTCACTGATAAACTTAACCATCCTATTACACATTAGAGGACTTGTGTACAATTAATCCTATATGCAGCAAAGACAGATACTCTTGACAAAATTGTACCTGTCTGGCACAATTATGGGGCAAATTGGGTTTGATTTGGTAGAGATATAATGCACTGGGAACttattcaaattttattgtGAAGAGGGAGAAGACTACTATGATATAGACACATAAATTTTATACTAGAACGAAGTATGAAAAAGTAACGATTTTACATGCCTTCTAGTAGAAACTTGGAATCGTACCAGCTTCCACGCTTTTCTTCTGCTTTTCTTTGAAAATGTCGAGCAAAATCCTCTTCATTTCAAGCTCTGAAAAAGAGCAAGTTAGGGTTACAGATTAAGTGAAACCATAATTCCAAATTTTAATACAATTCGAATTAATTGCTAAATTGAACAAAGAGATTGAGATAACAGAATGAAATTCTTCATATAGCGGGTAAAATCAAAGCAGCTGCATGGAAGAATtagaaaatatgagatatggagcAAGCAGAGACTTTACAAAAATCACagaaacttaaaaaaaaaagaaggaaatcaACCATTCGCAGAGCATAGAAGAAGAACTCCATTCGAAAATCGTAAATTCAGaatcacaattcacaaaacaagaaaacagcatagaaaagtaaagagaaaAGGAACTGTGAAATCATTTGTTGCAAATTAAAGTAGCACTCATAATAGTTCATGTGACAAATTGCTGGAGATTCATACGAAGAAGGAGGTGTTACAACGTGTTTTCGATTTGAAACAGGGGGCGGAGGGGCGGCGGCGCGTGTGTGACGGGTGCGGGAGCAGCAGAGCAACAACACGGTGGCAGCAGAGCGAAGAGGCGCAGCGGCATCAGAGAAGTAGGATTGGTGAAATGGAGAAGGCGCCAATTGGGGTTAACTTCTGAGATAAACTGAGGTGAATTGGGGAGAAACGAGGGACGCGGGAACTAAAAGCGGGCAAAAACTTTTTGTTGATTTAACGTcgatttttatttgaaaaaaaaattaacacttTAACCgtctattttatataataaatctAAACTATCCATCTcattttagtttaaatttatCGACGgcctaatataataaatattaaaatcgacGACAATCCTATcgattttaaaggaaaaaaaaaatattcctCTCCAATCTCTATCGGCAATACAACACTAGCATAGGTACGTTCTAAGTTTCTAAAATAATAGACAACTTCATcgtcgattttaatattttattttaatttttattttcttattttatcgaCGGTAAAACCGTCGAAAATTATCGACGAAGATTTTACCGTCGATTTTTTAATGTCGATAATTAccctttttcttgtagtgaaggCACGAGGTTCATAAATCCGACTAAGTGTATAGCACATGATCATAGAAGGTAGGTACTTCATCACCGTATTTTTATTGTAGAAATTGGAGAGTTGCCACTTGATCTTTATCTTCTTGAAGTTGCCTCTCTAAATCTGTGACATGCTGTTGCGATGTACTGCTAGAACCTCCGCAACTTATAACTCCAAAGATGCACTTTGACTTACCAAAACCACTGGAACATGTAGCATTACTAAAATCATGTACTCGCTTACCATTTTCAAAACCACAGACTTTTCCAATCGCATCATCTGTATAAGTCAAGACTTTTGAATGAATACCTTCAGTGGCAGCATGCTTTTGATCTTGAGGCAAATGTTCTGCTATTTTTTTCCTACAAACAAATGCACATTGCATTAGAGTAGTGTATTCATATAATTaatgcattaaaaaaatatacatccgtataaaaaaaaagaataattctccacatacaagtatttttttatacaagtctttACAAGTTATTTATATTAACGCGCTTCGAATCGTTACTGCACGTTTTCActgcaccttcttcttcttcttgctgcagttcttcttcctcttcctcttcttctttttcttttcttttatttcttaccttctctttctccttcatcatttacatgcttttttctctattttctttcttcattattctcgatttatattattttttgacatcaaactctgaaatcattttaaaagaagaagaagcagcagaagatgaggaggagaaagagaaacagttctgaattatgcataaggtgtacTTTAACGAATTTttggtgtatttcttaaatcctttgggtgtagttttgtaatcctttgggtgtatttctgtaattatttgggtgaattcctgtaacTGTTTCGGTGTATTTATGtaatcatttgggtgtatttctgaagttccattatcttcaaatttggcaagaaactcgttttcatggaggaagaagaagaagagtcg
Above is a genomic segment from Arachis stenosperma cultivar V10309 chromosome 1, arast.V10309.gnm1.PFL2, whole genome shotgun sequence containing:
- the LOC130963747 gene encoding uncharacterized protein LOC130963747, with the translated sequence MRWLLLLVIHPMVRVHWLVLTRAVATYITYQKISCNKKVRSICRTRRRNHISKKLQVSSLPQEVHQRYLSHLLIHEFGLLMVLIWFTSLKKPEEGSVSHRVQQLAKYRFLKFSCSLDPLVSYLSINYLDRFLSNHGILKQKAWALRLLAISCISLAPKMIKPGYSAIDTQVSLTQARIDMSELDEDYDGFFQPHLY